One stretch of Lemur catta isolate mLemCat1 chromosome 2, mLemCat1.pri, whole genome shotgun sequence DNA includes these proteins:
- the RPS10 gene encoding 40S ribosomal protein S10 has product MLMPKKNRIAIYELLFKEGVMVAKKDVHMPKHPELADKNVPNLHVMKAMQSLKSRGYVKEQFAWRHFYWYLTNEGIQYLRDYLHLPPEIVPATLRRSRPETGRPRPKGLEGERPARLTRGEADRDTYRRSAVPPGADKKAEAGAGSATEFQFRGGFGRGRGQPPQ; this is encoded by the exons ATGTTGATGCCCAAGAAGAACCGGATTGCCATTTATGAACTGCTTTTTAAGGAGGGAGTGATGGTGGCCAAGAAGGATGTCCATATGCCTAAGCACCCAGAATTGGCAGACAAGAACGTGCCCAACCTTCACGTCATGAAGGCCATGCAG TCTCTCAAGTCACGAGGCTACGTGAAGGAACAGTTTGCCTGGAGACATTTCTACTGGTACCTTACCAACGAGGGCATCCAGTATCTCCGTGATTATCTCCACTTGCCCCCTGAGATTGTGCCTGCCACCCTGCGCCGCAGCCGTCCAGAGACAGGCAGACCTCGGCCGAAAG GTCTGGAAGGCGAGCGACCTGCAAGACTCACCAGAGGGGAAGCTGACAGAGACACCTACAGGCGGAGTGCTGTGCCCC CTGGTGCCGACAAGAAAGCCGAGGCTGGGGCTGGGTCCGCAACCGAATTCCAATTT A